One region of Rhodocaloribacter litoris genomic DNA includes:
- a CDS encoding M23 family metallopeptidase, with translation MKWMSGVRAMGVVLVLMPAVPAGVMAQKDCYEGVFCVFAERHERYVDIFVENRQPGEVTVRFAMTLENLRPEIALPYTATYPGEATTRVMRLWLEDETAGWSYRFDMDWIHGSLEARHDDAYVYALPYPPGHAFTVGQGYDGAFSHRGHFALDWIMPVGTPVLAAREGVVVEVRDTFREGGADEALRDRANRIKIRHDDGTIGAYVHLMRGGARVRVGQRVRRGQVIGLSGNTGYSTGPHLHFEVYKIEPNFRRRTFPVRFRVDGHPEGVYLAEGQAYRH, from the coding sequence ATGAAGTGGATGAGCGGCGTGCGGGCGATGGGGGTCGTGCTCGTGCTGATGCCGGCCGTGCCCGCCGGGGTGATGGCGCAGAAGGATTGTTACGAAGGGGTGTTCTGCGTCTTCGCGGAGCGCCACGAGCGCTATGTGGACATCTTCGTCGAGAACCGGCAGCCGGGCGAGGTGACGGTCCGGTTCGCGATGACCCTGGAAAACCTGCGGCCGGAGATCGCCCTGCCGTACACGGCCACCTATCCGGGCGAGGCCACCACACGCGTGATGCGGCTGTGGCTGGAGGACGAGACGGCCGGGTGGAGCTACCGGTTCGACATGGACTGGATCCACGGCAGCCTCGAGGCCCGGCACGACGACGCCTACGTCTATGCACTCCCGTATCCGCCCGGCCATGCCTTCACGGTGGGACAGGGGTACGACGGCGCCTTCAGCCACCGGGGGCATTTTGCGCTGGACTGGATCATGCCCGTCGGCACGCCCGTGCTCGCGGCCCGCGAGGGAGTCGTCGTGGAGGTGCGGGACACCTTCCGGGAAGGCGGCGCCGACGAAGCGCTCCGCGACCGGGCCAACCGCATCAAGATCCGCCACGACGACGGCACCATCGGTGCCTACGTCCACCTGATGCGCGGGGGGGCGCGCGTCCGTGTCGGCCAGCGTGTGCGACGCGGCCAGGTGATCGGCCTCTCCGGCAACACCGGCTACTCGACGGGGCCCCACCTGCACTTCGAGGTGTACAAGATCGAACCGAACTTCCGCCGCCGTACCTTCCCCGTGCGTTTCCGGGTGGACGGTCACCCCGAGGGCGTCTATCTTGCCGAGGGACAGGCGTACCGGCATTAA
- the nuoH gene encoding NADH-quinone oxidoreductase subunit NuoH yields MDLPLYWIALIAFGIINFFLVSASVLVYAERKVSGYIQNRPGPNRVGPAGFLQPFADVVKLVFKENIVPRSASPFVHTLAPWLMVLIAMTVPAVIPFARGVVIADVDVGVLVVLALTSISVYGVTLAGWSSNSKYSLLGGLRSSAQMISYELSMGLAVVSVVLIAGSLNLTAIVEDQSGGWAILGWNVFRNPVGALLFIITAFAETNRAPFDLPEAEQELVGGYHTEYSGIKFGMFFLAEYVNLFLASFLIATLFFGGYLVPFEPLLLKAFPSLEGSVLLGLLQFGSLLLKAGFFAFVFIWVRWTLPRFKYNQLMTLGWKYLLPIALVNTIVVALGVALLR; encoded by the coding sequence ATGGATTTGCCGCTGTACTGGATTGCGCTGATTGCGTTCGGCATCATCAACTTCTTTCTGGTTTCCGCCTCGGTGCTGGTCTATGCCGAGCGGAAGGTGTCCGGGTACATCCAGAACCGTCCGGGTCCGAACCGGGTCGGTCCGGCCGGCTTCCTGCAGCCCTTCGCCGACGTGGTGAAGCTCGTCTTCAAGGAGAACATCGTTCCGCGTTCGGCGAGCCCGTTCGTGCACACGCTGGCGCCCTGGTTGATGGTGCTCATCGCCATGACGGTGCCGGCTGTGATTCCGTTCGCGCGCGGGGTGGTCATCGCCGACGTGGATGTGGGCGTGCTGGTGGTGCTGGCGCTGACCTCGATCAGCGTCTATGGCGTGACGCTGGCCGGCTGGAGCTCCAACAGCAAGTACTCGCTGCTGGGAGGGCTGCGCTCCTCGGCCCAGATGATCTCCTACGAGCTGTCGATGGGGCTGGCCGTCGTCTCGGTGGTGCTGATTGCGGGCTCGCTCAACCTGACGGCCATCGTCGAGGATCAGAGCGGCGGCTGGGCCATCCTGGGATGGAACGTCTTCCGCAACCCGGTCGGTGCGCTGCTGTTCATCATCACGGCTTTTGCCGAAACCAACCGGGCACCGTTCGACCTGCCCGAAGCCGAGCAGGAGCTCGTCGGCGGTTATCACACCGAGTACAGCGGCATCAAGTTCGGCATGTTCTTCCTGGCCGAGTACGTCAACCTGTTCCTGGCCTCGTTTCTGATCGCGACGCTCTTCTTCGGTGGCTACCTGGTGCCGTTCGAGCCGCTGTTGCTGAAGGCGTTTCCGTCGCTCGAAGGCAGCGTGTTGCTCGGCCTGCTCCAGTTCGGTTCGCTGCTGCTGAAGGCCGGCTTCTTTGCCTTCGTCTTCATCTGGGTACGCTGGACGCTACCGCGCTTCAAGTACAACCAGCTCATGACGCTCGGGTGGAAGTACCTGCTGCCCATCGCGCTGGTGAACACCATCGTCGTCGCACTCGGTGTCGCCCTGCTGCGCTGA
- a CDS encoding zinc-dependent alcohol dehydrogenase family protein, with product MKAMLLDRITRLPDDPEPLRPAELPVPDPGEGEVLIRVSACGVCHTELDEIEGRTPPPKLPVVPGHQVVGRVVACGPGVSDVHEGDRVGVAWIYAACGTCPFCRSGQENLCPAFRATGRDVHGGYAEYMKAPAAFVHPIPDAFTDAEAAPHLCAGAIGYRSLRLTGVQDGQALGLTGFGGSGHLVLKMVRHRFPNTRVHVFARSPTERAFARELGAVWAGDTADEAPEPLDAVIDTTPAWKPVVEALKNLKPGGRLVVNAIRKEDTDRKELLRLDYAKHLWMEREIKSVANVTRRDVREFLALAAGVPLRPDVQTYPLEAANRALLELKTQKIRGAKVLVVS from the coding sequence ATGAAAGCGATGCTACTCGACCGGATCACGCGGCTGCCGGACGATCCGGAGCCGCTCCGACCGGCCGAACTGCCCGTTCCCGATCCCGGCGAGGGCGAGGTACTGATCCGCGTCTCGGCGTGCGGGGTCTGCCACACCGAACTCGACGAGATCGAAGGACGGACGCCCCCGCCGAAACTGCCGGTCGTGCCGGGGCATCAGGTCGTCGGCCGCGTGGTGGCGTGCGGTCCGGGCGTAAGCGACGTGCACGAAGGTGACCGGGTGGGAGTGGCCTGGATCTACGCGGCCTGCGGCACCTGTCCCTTCTGCCGGTCCGGCCAGGAAAACCTGTGCCCGGCTTTCCGCGCCACCGGCCGCGACGTGCACGGCGGCTATGCCGAGTACATGAAAGCGCCGGCGGCGTTCGTCCATCCGATCCCGGATGCCTTCACCGACGCCGAGGCCGCGCCGCACCTGTGCGCCGGCGCCATCGGCTACCGTTCGCTCCGCCTCACCGGGGTGCAGGACGGGCAGGCGCTCGGCCTGACCGGCTTCGGCGGATCGGGCCATCTGGTGCTGAAGATGGTGCGACACCGCTTCCCGAACACCCGTGTCCACGTCTTCGCCCGCAGCCCCACCGAACGCGCTTTCGCCCGCGAGCTCGGCGCCGTCTGGGCCGGAGATACGGCCGACGAAGCCCCCGAACCGCTCGACGCCGTCATCGACACCACCCCGGCCTGGAAGCCCGTCGTCGAAGCCCTGAAGAACCTCAAGCCGGGCGGGCGCCTGGTCGTCAACGCCATCCGCAAGGAAGACACAGACCGCAAGGAGCTCCTGCGCCTCGACTATGCGAAACACCTGTGGATGGAGCGCGAGATCAAGAGCGTGGCCAACGTCACCCGCCGCGACGTGCGCGAGTTCCTGGCCCTGGCCGCTGGCGTGCCCCTCCGGCCGGACGTGCAAACCTACCCGCTCGAAGCAGCCAACCGGGCCCTGCTCGAGTTGAAGACGCAGAAGATCCGCGGTGCCAAGGTGCTGGTCGTCTCCTGA
- a CDS encoding FG-GAP-like repeat-containing protein, producing the protein MTKRLLPILPVLLLGAGCAPRAARPPAPDTEAPAYERAVYPFEVLDADGVPYDHPFLGGFNVPRPQLVDIDADGDFDLFVQEVTGKVMFFENTGTPAQPRFVWRTDRYQNLDVGEWYRFFDLDGDGDLDLLAEQRFSYIRYFRNDGTPQRPAFVPAEDSLRDAAGRPIFSDRQNIPNLTDIDCNGRLDLFIGKLDGTVMRYEATHTDEGGIPRFALVTDRFEDIEIVAQLQGSLHGANTLALVDIDDDGDQDFFWGDFFEPGLLFIQNTGTCARPSLRGQPVPFPPNDPFSSSGYNAPAFADLDADGDLDLLVGVLGGAFNPIRTAAANLYFFENRGNGHFTLQTERFLYTLDAGSESIPAFADLDADGDLDLLLANKIAPGGFDSAEMYFFENTGTPQAPAFRQRGTLPLHTAYHYAPALGDLDGDGDLDLLVGTWTRGKVAFYRNDGTPQQPDFVLVSDEYLRLTRGSNATPALADLDADGDLDLLVGEFSGTINFYRNDGTPQQPDFVLVSDEYLGIDVGQRSFPVLHDLDGDGDLDLIIGSEAEGLVVYRNDGSPHAPAFVRDETPFPFEVPFLATPAFVDLDGDGDADFVSGGAGGGLIYYRRR; encoded by the coding sequence ATGACCAAGCGTCTCCTGCCGATCCTGCCGGTGCTTTTGCTGGGCGCGGGCTGTGCCCCCCGGGCCGCCCGGCCGCCCGCCCCCGACACGGAAGCGCCGGCCTACGAGCGAGCCGTCTATCCGTTCGAGGTCCTCGACGCCGACGGGGTGCCGTACGACCACCCCTTCCTCGGCGGCTTCAACGTGCCCCGGCCCCAGCTCGTCGACATCGACGCCGACGGCGACTTCGACCTCTTCGTGCAGGAGGTGACCGGCAAGGTGATGTTCTTCGAAAACACCGGCACCCCCGCACAACCCCGCTTCGTCTGGCGCACCGACCGCTACCAGAACCTGGACGTGGGCGAATGGTACCGCTTCTTCGATCTCGACGGCGACGGCGACCTCGACCTGCTCGCCGAACAGCGCTTCAGTTACATCCGCTACTTCCGCAACGACGGCACCCCGCAGCGGCCCGCCTTCGTCCCCGCCGAAGACTCGCTCCGCGATGCCGCCGGGCGACCCATCTTCTCAGACCGGCAGAACATCCCGAACCTCACCGACATCGACTGCAACGGCCGGCTCGACCTGTTCATCGGCAAGCTCGACGGAACGGTGATGCGCTACGAAGCCACCCACACCGACGAAGGCGGCATCCCCCGCTTCGCCCTCGTCACCGACCGGTTCGAGGACATCGAGATCGTGGCCCAGCTCCAGGGCAGCCTCCACGGGGCCAACACCCTCGCCCTGGTCGACATCGACGACGACGGCGACCAGGACTTCTTCTGGGGCGACTTCTTCGAGCCGGGGCTGCTCTTCATCCAGAACACCGGCACGTGCGCCCGGCCCTCGCTCCGGGGCCAACCGGTACCCTTCCCCCCCAATGACCCCTTCTCGTCGAGCGGCTACAACGCCCCCGCCTTCGCCGACCTCGACGCCGACGGCGACCTCGACCTCCTCGTCGGCGTGCTCGGCGGCGCCTTCAACCCCATCCGAACCGCGGCCGCCAACCTCTACTTCTTCGAAAACCGGGGCAACGGCCACTTCACCCTGCAAACGGAGCGCTTCCTCTACACCCTCGACGCCGGCAGCGAAAGCATCCCCGCCTTCGCCGACCTCGACGCCGACGGCGACCTCGACCTGCTGCTCGCAAACAAGATCGCTCCGGGAGGCTTCGACTCCGCCGAAATGTATTTCTTCGAAAACACGGGGACCCCGCAGGCACCGGCCTTCCGGCAACGCGGCACGCTCCCGCTGCACACCGCCTACCACTACGCCCCGGCCCTGGGCGACCTCGACGGCGACGGCGACCTCGACCTCCTCGTCGGCACCTGGACCCGCGGAAAAGTCGCCTTCTACCGCAACGACGGCACCCCGCAGCAACCCGACTTCGTCCTCGTCTCCGACGAATACCTGCGCCTCACGCGCGGCAGCAACGCCACCCCCGCCCTCGCCGACCTCGACGCCGACGGCGACCTCGACCTCCTCGTCGGCGAGTTCTCGGGGACGATCAACTTCTACCGCAACGACGGCACCCCGCAGCAACCCGACTTCGTCCTCGTCTCCGACGAATACCTGGGCATCGACGTGGGCCAGCGAAGCTTCCCCGTCCTCCACGACCTCGACGGCGACGGCGACCTCGACCTGATCATCGGTTCCGAGGCCGAGGGGCTCGTCGTCTATCGCAACGACGGCTCGCCACATGCGCCGGCCTTCGTCCGGGACGAGACGCCGTTTCCGTTCGAGGTGCCCTTCCTGGCAACCCCTGCCTTCGTCGACCTCGACGGGGACGGCGATGCGGACTTCGTCTCCGGCGGGGCGGGCGGCGGGCTGATCTACTACCGGCGACGCTGA
- the glgB gene encoding 1,4-alpha-glucan branching protein GlgB codes for MGWFTQDDFDRWLAGEHFDSYHRLGAHPDEHGVWFAVWAPHADYVAVIGDFNGWNPGANPLHKVGGWAGLWEGYVEGARPGHHYKYRIQRGYYHADKTDPYAFRIEAPVPEGNPVAGLSAIVTDLHYPWGDDDWMHRRRGPASLEQPVAAYEVHLGSWRKRADGYSLSYREIAEPLADHVERLGFTHVELLPVMEHPYYASWGYQVVGYYAPTYRYGTPQDLMYLIDYLHQRGIGVLIDWVPAHFATDPQGLVFFDGSTLYEYDDPLMRYHPDWGTYVFDYNKPGVRNFLVSNALFWLDRYHADGLRFDAVASMLYRDYSRSEWRPNRYGGRENLEAISLLKTVNEAAYARFPEVMMVAEESTAWPKVSHPTWEGGLGFLYKWNMGWMHDVLEYMRRDPIHRKYHHHQFTFSMVYAYSEHYILPLSHDEVVHGKGSLWGKMPGDAWQKAAGLRLLYAHMVGHPGKKLLFMGGEFGQEREWNHDAELDWHLLDDPLHAGVFRWVTDLFHLYRNHPALWNDQPGGFEWAVLDDYQQSVFAYERRGGDQTLLFVLNFTPVPREHYRIGLSRAGTWRQLLNSDATPYGGSGVGLVERVATEPEPMHGREQSAAFTLPPLGAMVFAFEAPPEKARRSRRSAAKKPAGARKPGT; via the coding sequence ATGGGCTGGTTCACGCAGGACGACTTCGACCGCTGGCTCGCCGGCGAGCACTTCGACAGCTATCACCGTCTGGGGGCGCACCCGGACGAGCACGGCGTGTGGTTTGCCGTCTGGGCGCCACACGCGGACTACGTCGCCGTCATCGGCGACTTCAACGGGTGGAACCCCGGGGCCAACCCGTTGCACAAGGTCGGCGGGTGGGCCGGCCTCTGGGAGGGCTACGTCGAAGGGGCACGCCCGGGCCACCACTACAAGTACCGCATCCAGCGCGGGTATTATCACGCCGACAAGACCGATCCCTATGCCTTTCGCATCGAGGCGCCGGTGCCCGAGGGCAATCCCGTGGCCGGCCTCTCGGCCATCGTCACCGATCTGCATTACCCGTGGGGTGACGACGACTGGATGCACCGCCGGAGAGGCCCTGCTTCCCTCGAACAGCCCGTGGCGGCCTACGAAGTCCACCTGGGCTCGTGGCGCAAACGGGCGGACGGCTACTCGCTCTCCTACCGTGAGATCGCCGAACCGCTGGCCGACCACGTCGAGCGGCTCGGCTTCACGCACGTCGAGCTGCTGCCGGTGATGGAGCATCCTTACTACGCCTCGTGGGGGTACCAGGTCGTGGGCTACTATGCGCCCACCTACCGCTACGGCACGCCCCAGGACCTGATGTACCTGATCGACTACCTGCACCAGCGCGGCATCGGCGTCCTCATCGACTGGGTGCCGGCCCACTTCGCCACCGATCCCCAGGGTCTCGTCTTCTTCGACGGCTCCACCCTCTATGAGTACGACGACCCCCTCATGCGCTATCACCCGGACTGGGGCACCTACGTCTTCGACTACAACAAACCCGGCGTCCGCAACTTCCTCGTCTCCAACGCCCTCTTCTGGCTCGACCGCTACCACGCCGACGGCCTCCGCTTCGACGCCGTGGCCTCGATGCTCTACCGCGACTACTCGCGCAGCGAATGGCGACCCAACCGGTACGGTGGGCGTGAGAACCTGGAGGCCATCAGCCTGCTCAAGACCGTCAACGAGGCCGCCTATGCCCGCTTCCCCGAAGTGATGATGGTCGCCGAGGAATCGACGGCCTGGCCGAAGGTGTCCCATCCTACCTGGGAGGGCGGGCTCGGCTTTCTCTACAAGTGGAATATGGGGTGGATGCACGACGTGCTCGAGTACATGCGCCGGGATCCGATCCACCGCAAGTACCACCACCACCAGTTCACCTTCTCGATGGTCTACGCCTATTCGGAGCACTACATCCTGCCGCTCTCGCATGACGAGGTGGTGCACGGCAAGGGGTCGCTCTGGGGCAAGATGCCGGGCGATGCCTGGCAGAAGGCGGCCGGCCTGCGGCTGCTCTACGCGCACATGGTGGGCCATCCCGGCAAGAAGCTACTGTTCATGGGCGGGGAGTTCGGGCAGGAACGGGAGTGGAACCACGACGCCGAGCTCGACTGGCACCTGCTCGACGACCCGCTGCATGCCGGCGTCTTCCGCTGGGTGACGGATCTCTTTCACCTCTATCGCAACCACCCGGCCCTGTGGAACGACCAGCCCGGCGGCTTCGAGTGGGCCGTGCTGGACGATTACCAGCAGAGCGTCTTTGCCTATGAACGCCGGGGCGGCGACCAGACGCTGCTGTTCGTGCTCAACTTCACGCCGGTGCCCCGGGAGCACTATCGTATCGGCCTCTCCCGGGCCGGCACCTGGCGGCAACTGCTCAACAGCGACGCCACCCCCTACGGCGGCAGCGGGGTTGGCCTCGTCGAGCGCGTGGCGACCGAGCCCGAGCCGATGCACGGGCGCGAGCAGTCCGCCGCCTTCACCCTGCCCCCGCTGGGGGCGATGGTCTTTGCTTTCGAAGCGCCGCCGGAGAAGGCGAGACGATCCCGGCGTTCGGCTGCAAAGAAACCTGCCGGCGCCCGGAAGCCGGGCACGTGA
- the queE gene encoding 7-carboxy-7-deazaguanine synthase, giving the protein MSYSVKEIYYTLQGEGAQTGRPAVFLRFAGCNLWTGREADRATAVCRFCDTDFVGTDGPGGGKYRTPQALARAVAACWPGPRDGHDRPYVVCTGGEPLLQLDAPLVAALHAEGFEVAVETNGTRPAPPGLDWICVSPKAGADLVLTRGDELKLVYPQPGAPPERFRHLAFKHFFLQPMDGPDVAENTRRALQYCLEHPPWRLSLQTHKLLAIP; this is encoded by the coding sequence ATGAGCTACTCGGTCAAGGAAATATACTACACGCTGCAGGGAGAAGGGGCGCAGACGGGGCGTCCGGCCGTCTTTCTCCGCTTTGCGGGGTGCAACCTGTGGACGGGGCGGGAGGCGGACCGCGCCACGGCCGTCTGCCGGTTCTGTGACACGGACTTCGTGGGCACCGACGGGCCGGGGGGCGGCAAGTACCGGACGCCGCAGGCGCTGGCCCGCGCCGTGGCGGCGTGCTGGCCCGGTCCTCGCGACGGGCACGACCGCCCCTACGTCGTCTGCACCGGTGGCGAGCCCCTGCTCCAGCTCGACGCGCCGCTCGTGGCGGCTCTCCACGCCGAGGGCTTCGAAGTGGCCGTCGAGACGAACGGAACGCGCCCCGCCCCGCCCGGCCTCGACTGGATCTGCGTCAGTCCCAAAGCCGGCGCCGACCTGGTCCTCACCCGCGGCGACGAGCTGAAACTGGTTTATCCCCAGCCCGGCGCTCCGCCCGAGCGCTTTCGTCACCTCGCCTTCAAGCACTTCTTCCTCCAGCCCATGGATGGGCCGGACGTGGCGGAGAACACCCGCCGCGCCCTGCAGTATTGCCTCGAACACCCGCCCTGGCGGCTCAGCCTGCAGACACACAAGCTGCTGGCCATCCCCTGA
- a CDS encoding beta-propeller fold lactonase family protein — MRTALASGILLLLLTLTAGCTATRSQASMPPPVDDTTRGVFSERILPLLQQKFAPLLRHETGLRLDSWESLLAGSDHGAVVIPFDPENSLLIRLATRLPAGHPLRPYADAITAGELETMRRWIADGARNDDGAIPFADATHRLYVASQDGARVWILDMDHQVVIRTVDLQALGFSATAKPHHVAVEPDGSHWYVSLISDNKVLKFDRDNRLVGQVDFERPGMLALDPNRDSLYVGRSMAAVNPPQRIGIITRSTMELEEVGVFFPRPHALVVDSRRNVVYSASLAENSIAVVDMTTGDVELHRLDGPVHTLVQFALSPDGNTLVVGGEMTGKLLLFDASNPPELPLLATLDVPHGPWHPVFSPDGRFAYFGNKMHNSVTVVDVPAREVVTVIEGTGLSEPHGAALSPDGRYLFVSNNNLKGAYTPRYPFVDTPPPGTVVVIDTATHEIVKVMEIGPYGSGMGTAAR, encoded by the coding sequence ATGCGTACCGCCCTTGCTTCCGGCATCCTGCTGTTGCTCCTCACCCTGACGGCCGGCTGCACCGCCACCCGCTCGCAGGCCTCGATGCCTCCTCCCGTCGATGACACGACCCGCGGCGTCTTCTCCGAACGCATCCTGCCCCTGCTCCAGCAAAAGTTCGCCCCCCTGCTCCGGCACGAGACCGGCCTGCGGCTCGACTCCTGGGAAAGCCTCCTCGCCGGCTCGGACCACGGCGCCGTCGTCATCCCCTTCGATCCGGAGAACAGCCTGCTCATCCGGCTGGCGACACGGCTCCCGGCCGGCCACCCGCTCCGTCCCTACGCCGATGCCATCACCGCCGGGGAGCTGGAGACGATGCGCCGCTGGATCGCCGACGGCGCCCGCAACGACGACGGCGCCATCCCCTTTGCCGACGCCACCCACCGGCTCTACGTCGCCAGCCAGGACGGCGCCCGCGTCTGGATCCTCGACATGGACCACCAGGTGGTCATCCGCACGGTCGACCTCCAGGCCCTGGGCTTCTCCGCCACGGCCAAGCCCCACCACGTGGCCGTCGAGCCGGACGGCAGCCACTGGTATGTCTCCCTCATCTCCGACAACAAGGTGCTCAAGTTCGACCGGGACAACCGGCTCGTCGGCCAGGTGGACTTCGAGCGGCCCGGTATGCTGGCGCTGGACCCGAACCGGGATTCGCTCTACGTGGGCCGCTCCATGGCGGCCGTCAACCCGCCGCAGCGCATCGGCATCATCACGCGTAGCACGATGGAGCTCGAGGAGGTCGGCGTCTTCTTCCCGCGACCGCATGCCCTCGTCGTCGACAGCCGTCGCAACGTCGTCTACAGCGCCAGCCTGGCCGAGAACAGCATCGCCGTCGTCGACATGACGACGGGCGACGTGGAGCTGCACCGCCTCGACGGCCCGGTGCACACGCTCGTGCAGTTCGCCCTCTCGCCCGACGGCAACACGCTCGTCGTGGGGGGCGAGATGACAGGCAAGCTGCTGCTCTTCGACGCCTCGAACCCGCCGGAACTGCCGCTTCTGGCCACCCTCGACGTGCCCCACGGCCCCTGGCATCCCGTCTTCTCGCCGGACGGCCGCTTCGCCTACTTCGGCAACAAGATGCACAACAGCGTCACCGTGGTCGACGTCCCCGCGCGCGAGGTGGTCACCGTCATCGAGGGCACCGGCCTCTCGGAACCGCACGGCGCCGCTCTCTCGCCCGACGGCCGCTACCTCTTCGTCTCGAACAACAACCTGAAGGGAGCCTACACGCCCCGCTACCCGTTCGTGGACACCCCGCCACCCGGCACCGTCGTCGTCATCGACACGGCCACCCACGAGATCGTGAAAGTCATGGAGATCGGCCCCTACGGTTCCGGCATGGGCACGGCCGCACGTTAA
- the rpe gene encoding ribulose-phosphate 3-epimerase has protein sequence MILAPSILSADFARLEAHCREALEAGADWLHVDVMDGHFVPNITVGPLVVRALRPLADETGALLDVHLMIERPDRYVEAFARAGADLLTVHVEACTHLHRTVQRIKEHGMKAGVTLNPATPLGMLEEILPEVDLVLVMSVNPGFGGQDYIPASTDKIRRLRRMLRAIGSDAHLEVDGGIKPDNVREVVEAGAGVIVAGSAVFRGDVAGNVAAFRRALSLRA, from the coding sequence ATGATCCTCGCCCCCTCGATCCTTTCGGCCGACTTTGCCCGGCTCGAGGCCCATTGCCGTGAGGCCCTCGAAGCCGGCGCCGACTGGCTGCACGTGGATGTGATGGATGGGCATTTCGTGCCCAACATCACCGTCGGGCCGCTCGTGGTCCGTGCCCTGCGCCCGCTGGCCGACGAGACCGGCGCCCTGCTGGACGTTCATCTGATGATCGAACGGCCCGACCGGTACGTCGAGGCCTTCGCCCGGGCCGGGGCCGACCTGCTGACCGTCCACGTCGAGGCCTGCACGCACCTCCACCGCACCGTGCAGCGGATCAAAGAGCACGGCATGAAGGCCGGCGTGACGCTCAATCCGGCCACCCCGCTCGGGATGCTCGAAGAGATCCTGCCCGAGGTGGACCTGGTGCTCGTCATGTCCGTCAATCCCGGCTTCGGCGGGCAGGACTACATCCCCGCCAGCACGGACAAAATCCGTCGCCTGCGACGGATGCTCCGTGCGATCGGCTCGGACGCCCACCTCGAAGTGGACGGCGGGATCAAGCCGGACAACGTGCGCGAGGTCGTCGAAGCCGGGGCCGGCGTAATCGTCGCCGGCAGCGCCGTCTTCCGCGGCGATGTGGCCGGCAACGTCGCCGCCTTTCGCCGGGCTCTGTCCCTGCGTGCCTGA